The following are from one region of the Heptranchias perlo isolate sHepPer1 chromosome 11, sHepPer1.hap1, whole genome shotgun sequence genome:
- the LOC137327009 gene encoding non-histone chromosomal protein HMG-14-like, with the protein MPKKAASDAVIDKSRSVCYMQLRKRPTQPSNENPKKKPAAQKKAKTRVAKANPPQANQEAIDDSVPSENGERKNNEAPAAGENEAKSE; encoded by the exons aTGCCTAAGAAGGCG GCCTCTGATGCAGTAATAGACAAG tcCCGATCGGTATGCTACATGCAATTGAGGAAG AGACCTACACAACCATCCAATGAGAACCCAAAAAAGAAACCGGCTGCACAA AAAAAAGCCAAGACCCGAGTGGCAAAAGCAAACCCCCCACAGGCTAACCAAGAAGCCATTGATGATTCTGTACCCTCAGAAAATGGTGAACGGAAAAACAACGAG GCACCCGCTGCTGGAGAGAACGAAGCCAAGTCAGAATAA